A DNA window from Hydrogenophaga taeniospiralis contains the following coding sequences:
- the msrA gene encoding peptide-methionine (S)-S-oxide reductase MsrA encodes MMKTPRLLALTALLATAAATAQAATATAVFAGGCFWCIEKDFEKLPGVVEVESGYTAGNTANPSYEQVSAGRTGHTEAVRVVYDPARVSYAQLVEYFWRHIDPTVKDRQFCDVGSQYRSGIYWGNEAERQVAQASRDALLKSGRFKTIHTELAPASAFYLAEDYHQDYYKKNPVRYNYYRLSCGRDARVKQLWE; translated from the coding sequence ATGATGAAGACCCCACGTTTGCTGGCGCTGACCGCGTTGCTGGCCACCGCCGCGGCCACGGCCCAGGCGGCCACCGCCACGGCGGTCTTTGCCGGCGGCTGCTTCTGGTGCATCGAGAAGGACTTTGAAAAGCTGCCCGGGGTGGTGGAGGTCGAGTCCGGCTACACCGCCGGCAACACCGCCAACCCCAGCTACGAACAGGTCAGCGCGGGCCGCACCGGCCACACCGAGGCCGTGCGCGTGGTCTACGACCCGGCCCGGGTGAGCTATGCGCAGCTGGTCGAATACTTCTGGCGCCACATCGACCCCACCGTGAAAGACCGGCAGTTCTGCGACGTGGGCAGCCAGTACCGCAGCGGCATCTACTGGGGCAACGAGGCCGAGCGCCAGGTGGCCCAGGCCAGCCGCGACGCGCTGCTGAAAAGCGGGCGCTTCAAGACCATCCACACCGAGCTGGCGCCGGCCAGCGCGTTCTACCTGGCCGAGGACTACCACCAGGACTATTACAAGAAGAACCCGGTGCGCTACAACTACTACCGCCTGTCCTGCGGGCGCGACGCGCGTGTGAAGCAGCTCTGGGAATAG
- a CDS encoding CsbD family protein encodes MNWDTIQGNWKQLTGRAKQQWGKLTDDDLQVVAGHRDQLAGKIQERYGIAKDEAEKQLKDWEDRADDSWLK; translated from the coding sequence ATGAACTGGGACACCATTCAAGGCAACTGGAAACAACTCACCGGACGGGCCAAGCAACAGTGGGGCAAGCTGACCGACGACGACCTGCAGGTCGTGGCCGGCCACCGGGACCAGCTCGCTGGCAAGATCCAGGAGCGCTATGGCATCGCCAAGGACGAGGCCGAAAAGCAGCTCAAGGACTGGGAAGACCGGGCCGACGACAGCTGGTTGAAATAA
- the msrB gene encoding peptide-methionine (R)-S-oxide reductase MsrB encodes MERRDLLKRLTGWCAAAALPASARAAPPAALKKTEAEWKKLVSPAAYAVLFEHGTERAGSSPLNAEKRPGTYVCAACHLPLFDAAHKYESGTGWPSFWQPLPEAVGTQTDFKLIVPRTEYHCARCGGHQGHVFSDGPPPTGKRYCNNGVALAFVPQGQTLPPLRT; translated from the coding sequence ATGGAACGCAGAGACCTGTTGAAGCGCCTGACCGGCTGGTGCGCCGCCGCGGCGCTGCCTGCCAGCGCGCGGGCCGCACCCCCCGCTGCGCTGAAGAAGACCGAGGCTGAGTGGAAAAAGCTCGTCTCGCCCGCGGCCTACGCCGTGCTGTTCGAGCACGGCACCGAGCGCGCCGGCAGCAGCCCGCTCAACGCCGAAAAGCGCCCGGGCACCTATGTGTGCGCGGCCTGCCACCTGCCGCTGTTCGACGCCGCCCACAAATACGAGAGCGGCACCGGCTGGCCCAGCTTCTGGCAGCCGCTGCCCGAGGCCGTGGGCACCCAGACCGACTTCAAGCTGATCGTCCCGCGCACCGAATACCACTGCGCGCGCTGCGGCGGGCATCAGGGCCACGTGTTCAGCGACGGCCCCCCACCCACCGGCAAACGCTATTGCAACAACGGCGTGGCCCTGGCCTTCGTGCCCCAGGGCCAGACCTTGCCCCCACTGAGGACCTGA
- a CDS encoding Crp/Fnr family transcriptional regulator, translated as MAHADNLLLQQLPNAARRHLIDQCEPFELVLSAELSVRGEPLSHAYFPLEGFISLVIDVDHYPALEVGMVGREAMLGSELVLGLAKTPWRALVQGAGNSWRIGAEALRAELASSPALLQVLQTSLLVRLHQQTLASACERFHEIGPRLARWLLMSQDRAQADSFHVTQEFMALMLGVRRVGVTVAAGEFQSSGFIAYHRGELTVLNRAALEEQACSCYAADKLLHTELTGHKH; from the coding sequence ATGGCACATGCCGACAACCTCCTGCTGCAACAGCTGCCGAACGCGGCGCGACGGCATCTGATCGACCAGTGCGAACCCTTCGAGCTGGTGTTGTCCGCCGAGCTCAGCGTGCGCGGCGAGCCGCTGAGTCACGCCTACTTTCCGTTGGAAGGCTTCATCTCGCTGGTGATCGACGTGGACCACTACCCGGCGCTGGAGGTGGGCATGGTGGGGCGCGAGGCCATGCTCGGTTCGGAGCTGGTGCTGGGGCTGGCGAAGACGCCGTGGCGCGCCCTGGTGCAGGGCGCGGGCAACAGCTGGCGCATCGGCGCCGAGGCCCTGCGCGCGGAGCTGGCGAGCAGCCCGGCGCTGCTGCAGGTGCTGCAGACCAGCCTGCTGGTGCGGCTGCACCAGCAGACGCTGGCCTCGGCCTGCGAGCGGTTCCACGAGATCGGCCCGCGCCTGGCGCGCTGGCTGCTGATGAGCCAGGACCGCGCCCAGGCCGACAGCTTCCACGTCACGCAGGAGTTCATGGCCTTGATGCTCGGTGTGCGCCGCGTGGGCGTGACGGTGGCCGCCGGTGAGTTTCAGAGCAGCGGTTTCATCGCCTACCACCGGGGCGAACTGACGGTGCTCAACCGCGCGGCGCTGGAGGAGCAGGCCTGCAGCTGCTACGCCGCCGACAAGCTGCTCCACACGGAGCTGACGGGGCACAAACACTAG
- a CDS encoding ABC transporter ATP-binding protein, which produces MDAPIARTESVFQARGLTKVYGEGATAVHALRGVDLDIVRGEFVVLLGASGSGKSTLLNILGGLDTATSGTAQWTHAGETHELIGADDAELTRYRREHVGFVFQFYNLIPSLTARENVALVTDLAEDPMKPEDALALVGLGERLNHFVSQLSGGEQQRVAIARAIAKNPQVLLCDEPTGALDCATGVMVLQAIEHVNRELGTTTIVITHNAPIAEMADRVLRLADGRIVETRVNTHKVAAAGLSW; this is translated from the coding sequence ATGGATGCTCCCATCGCCCGCACCGAATCCGTGTTCCAGGCCCGCGGCCTGACCAAGGTCTATGGCGAGGGCGCGACCGCGGTGCACGCGCTGCGTGGGGTCGATCTGGACATCGTGCGCGGCGAATTCGTGGTGCTGCTGGGCGCCTCGGGCAGCGGCAAGTCCACCCTGCTCAACATCCTCGGCGGCCTGGACACGGCCACCAGCGGCACGGCCCAATGGACCCACGCGGGCGAGACGCACGAACTCATCGGCGCCGACGACGCCGAGCTCACACGCTACCGGCGCGAGCACGTGGGCTTCGTGTTCCAGTTCTACAACCTGATTCCCAGCCTGACCGCGCGCGAGAACGTGGCGCTGGTGACCGACCTCGCCGAAGACCCCATGAAGCCCGAGGACGCGCTGGCGCTGGTGGGCCTGGGCGAGCGTTTGAACCACTTCGTGTCGCAGCTCTCGGGCGGCGAGCAGCAGCGCGTGGCGATCGCGCGCGCCATCGCCAAGAACCCCCAGGTGCTGCTGTGCGACGAGCCCACGGGCGCGCTCGACTGCGCCACCGGCGTGATGGTGCTGCAGGCCATCGAACACGTGAACCGCGAACTGGGCACCACCACCATCGTGATCACGCACAACGCGCCCATCGCCGAGATGGCCGACCGCGTGCTGCGCCTGGCCGACGGGCGCATCGTCGAGACCCGCGTCAACACGCACAAGGTGGCGGCCGCGGGCCTGAGCTGGTGA